Below is a window of 'Nostoc azollae' 0708 DNA.
AACTGTCCTATATGAGGATGTGTAAAAATTTTGGTACTTTCTGTTTCCTTCAGACACACTTCTATACCTTCTTCTTTGCCTACAACCGCAGGTATCATTTCCTTGATATCTACATATTTTCTTAACTGACTATGTTCAGCTAAAAATACTTCACCGAATCCACCTTTTTCGAAAGATTTAATTAATTTATAACCTGCAATAGGTGGGAGATTTTTATTGGCTTTTAATGACAAGTCTAGTAAGGGTTGGATAATACTTAAAAAAGTGGGGGTTATTTTTGGTTTTTTATCTTCTTGTTTTATAATATTGGCTGTTCCAAT
It encodes the following:
- a CDS encoding protein kinase, with amino-acid sequence MKLAEPEQIGTANIIKQEDKKPKITPTFLSIIQPLLDLSLKANKNLPPIAGYKLIKSFEKGGFGEVFLAEHSQLRKYVDIKEMIPAVVGKEEGIEVCLKETESTKIFTHPHIGQLLNYGFAEETFFFAMEYCEGDNIWDFVQKLG